Genomic segment of Paenibacillus polymyxa:
ACTGCTACGCGTAGACCTGACTTCTGCACATAACGAATCAACCCTCCGAGAAAGGTCGTTTTCCCCGTATTTTTGAATCCGACGATTTGACATACAAATGGATGTTTCGTATTCACGTTACCTGTCCACCTTGTAATACCAGTACTCGCACCTCTTCACCTTTGCGTAATCCTTCTGTTGTAGGAGGAATCACGATCAGACAGTCGCTGTCCTTAATGGTCACCATGACACTAGATTCATCTGCTCTCGCAGGAATCGCGTATACTTGCCCACCACGTATCTCCAGAGAGCTGCGTACAAAGCGTGTATAGTTGTTTACCTTCGTATAATCTGCGCCTAACTTCGCCGTCCAGGTTTGTAAATATGGATGTGCCGAAGATAACATCATTTGGATCGTCGGCCGTACAAACAGCTCACAGCCTACAAAGCACGCACCGGGGTTGCCTGAAAGCGCAAATAACAGCTTGCCGTCAATCACTGCGGCTGTGGTCACACTTCCTGGACGCATCGTAACCTTGTTGAACAGCATATTCACATCTTCCTGTCGTACCAGGTCACCCATAATATCAAAATCCCCCACCGATACTCCTCCACTCGTGACCACGATATCATAGGCAGCTATCGCTTCACGTACAGAGGTACGGGCAAGGCTCAAATCATCATGAATGGCTTGTAAAATGAACGGCTCTCCTCCTGCCTCTCTAATTTGAGAAGCCAGCATATATGTATTACTGTTTCGAATTTTCCCTGGTTGTAACGGCTCATCCACTGCAAGTAATTCCGATCCTGTAGAAAAAACGGCCACCCTTGGCTTTCTGTAAACAGGTACCTGATGTACTCCAAAAGTAGCCAGTACCGAGATGTGCCCTGCTCCCAGGCAGGTTCCCTTACTAAGCAAAAGCTGACCTTCCTGAATCTCATGACCAATCTGTGTTACATTTTTGCCAATCTCCATACGCTTCTTCAAGCCGACATATGTCTGTCCGTTTTCCTCACGCAGCTGTGTTGCTTCCAGCATGACAACTGTGTCCGCCCCTTCAGGTAATTGCGCTCCTGTCATGATACGGGCAGCCATTCCAGTCTCCACCCGCTTGTCCGATACGGTGCCACATGGAATTTCATCAATCACATGTAACCAGATTTCCTGACCGGACGAGCAGACTTCGGTGTCCGAGCCAAGGATCGCATAACCGTCCATACCTGAGCGACGAAAACGGGGATACGGGTGTGGTGCGGTCAAATCCATTGCCAAAGAACGTCCATGCGCCTGCTCCAGCTCTACGTCTTCCCTTTCACCCTGTTTAACATGACTAGCTATCCTGCTTTGCGCCTCTTCCACCTGAACTGCTTTACGCTGGAATTTTTCTGCGTTTAATGATGTATGATTCATAATTTCACTCCGTTCTTCTAAAATGCCCTCTTTCTGTTATAACGCTAAAACCGTTATCTGGCAAATCGGGGGGTGTCTAAGTATGTATGGCAATAAAAATAACCCGTGAATTCTACGGGTCATTTCTATAACTTTTTAAGTGCTTTAAGCTTATTATGAGACATAGAGCAAGTGAAGTCAGATTCTTCGAATCGTACCTCCAAATGCGTTAGACTCGATCTCACAAAACCAAGTCGTGATAGCTGAAAAGCTTCCTTGCAAGTCTGTGCGGTTAGCCCGATCGTATAAAAGCAATGCCCCAAATTGAAAACGCGGTACTTCATCAGTTCTTTTCTTTTTTCTTAAGCTCAGCCGGTATCGGTTTAGCACCAAATACTGTTTTTTCATTTTTGGTAGATTCGTTAGCGTATTTTCCCAGTCTTATATTTAAAG
This window contains:
- the glp gene encoding gephyrin-like molybdotransferase Glp, with translation MNHTSLNAEKFQRKAVQVEEAQSRIASHVKQGEREDVELEQAHGRSLAMDLTAPHPYPRFRRSGMDGYAILGSDTEVCSSGQEIWLHVIDEIPCGTVSDKRVETGMAARIMTGAQLPEGADTVVMLEATQLREENGQTYVGLKKRMEIGKNVTQIGHEIQEGQLLLSKGTCLGAGHISVLATFGVHQVPVYRKPRVAVFSTGSELLAVDEPLQPGKIRNSNTYMLASQIREAGGEPFILQAIHDDLSLARTSVREAIAAYDIVVTSGGVSVGDFDIMGDLVRQEDVNMLFNKVTMRPGSVTTAAVIDGKLLFALSGNPGACFVGCELFVRPTIQMMLSSAHPYLQTWTAKLGADYTKVNNYTRFVRSSLEIRGGQVYAIPARADESSVMVTIKDSDCLIVIPPTTEGLRKGEEVRVLVLQGGQVT